From Thermomonas sp. XSG, one genomic window encodes:
- a CDS encoding YadA-like family protein, translating into MREPASRLAPKDGAIAGPGGDAAGCASATDSAGLADDPMVAGSESTLSGTINPALSGIPSGSAYAYPTAIGASPLAIGVTPLALGVNTFPASGNVGIGTDTPLKTLHMVNNNTPTIRFEQVAGGGYIPYTWDIGANESNFFVRDQTGGERLPFRMAPGNATNTLTLKNSSVGIGTWDPQSALHVIGKVQVSSLISCGNGVTSDSNGVLGCALAAGGLQYFSVNSSATGAGSNAANDGATGTNAIAVGMGAAASGANGGAFGSGAFVTAGGSTAIGYQAVANQAGVVSFGHAVGDLGANGTPYATALTPRLVNVGAGVAATDAVNKGQLDGTLATAIAYTDQREAAIRADITATGAASNAAYTDAREAAVRTDMAAADAQTLASANSYTDTREAAIRADMGQIGAVAIDQANAYTDTRETAIRTDMAAGDATTLAAARTYADTSSANAMTSANAYTDTRFTAWNDRFTQYQQAVDQRFVATDERISQMGAMSSAMTQMTANAVPAQAGNGRMAIGVGTQSGKAALSVGYGKRLPGGASFTFGASFSGGENSAGAGFGFDL; encoded by the coding sequence ATGAGGGAACCGGCCAGCCGGCTTGCGCCGAAGGACGGCGCAATCGCCGGGCCCGGTGGCGACGCCGCGGGCTGCGCGTCGGCGACGGACAGCGCCGGCCTGGCCGATGACCCGATGGTTGCCGGCAGCGAATCCACCCTCAGCGGCACCATCAATCCCGCGTTGTCGGGCATCCCATCGGGTTCCGCCTATGCCTACCCCACTGCCATCGGCGCGAGCCCCCTCGCCATCGGCGTCACCCCGCTGGCCCTCGGCGTCAACACCTTCCCGGCATCGGGCAACGTCGGCATCGGCACCGATACGCCACTGAAGACCCTGCACATGGTCAACAACAACACACCCACCATCCGCTTCGAGCAGGTCGCGGGTGGTGGTTATATCCCCTATACCTGGGACATCGGGGCCAACGAAAGCAACTTCTTCGTCCGCGACCAGACCGGCGGCGAACGGCTGCCGTTCCGGATGGCTCCCGGCAACGCCACCAACACCCTGACCCTGAAGAACAGTTCCGTCGGCATCGGCACCTGGGACCCGCAGTCCGCGCTGCACGTGATCGGCAAGGTCCAGGTCAGCTCGCTGATCAGTTGCGGCAACGGCGTGACCAGCGACAGCAATGGCGTGCTCGGCTGCGCGCTGGCCGCTGGCGGCCTCCAGTACTTCAGCGTCAATTCCAGCGCCACCGGGGCGGGCAGCAACGCCGCGAACGATGGCGCAACCGGCACCAATGCCATCGCGGTGGGCATGGGCGCGGCCGCCAGTGGCGCCAATGGCGGCGCATTCGGCAGCGGGGCCTTCGTCACCGCAGGTGGCAGCACGGCGATCGGTTATCAGGCCGTGGCCAACCAGGCCGGCGTGGTCTCGTTCGGCCATGCCGTCGGCGACCTTGGCGCCAACGGGACGCCGTATGCCACCGCGCTGACCCCGCGGCTGGTGAACGTCGGCGCCGGGGTCGCCGCCACCGATGCGGTGAACAAGGGCCAGCTGGATGGCACGCTCGCCACGGCGATCGCCTACACCGACCAGCGCGAAGCCGCCATCCGCGCCGACATCACGGCAACCGGCGCGGCCAGCAATGCCGCCTACACCGACGCACGGGAAGCAGCGGTCCGCACCGACATGGCGGCGGCGGACGCGCAGACGCTGGCAAGCGCCAACAGCTACACCGACACACGCGAGGCGGCGATCCGGGCCGACATGGGCCAGATCGGCGCGGTGGCGATCGATCAGGCCAATGCCTACACCGATACCCGCGAGACCGCGATCCGCACCGACATGGCCGCCGGCGACGCGACCACGCTTGCCGCGGCAAGAACCTACGCGGACACGTCCTCGGCCAACGCGATGACGTCGGCCAATGCCTACACGGATACCCGCTTCACCGCCTGGAACGACCGCTTTACCCAGTACCAGCAGGCAGTCGACCAGCGCTTCGTCGCCACCGACGAACGCATCAGCCAGATGGGCGCGATGAGCAGTGCGATGACCCAGATGACCGCCAACGCGGTACCGGCACAAGCGGGCAACGGCCGCATGGCGATCGGCGTCGGCACCCAGTCGGGCAAGGCGGCGCTGTCGGTGGGTTACGGCAAGCGCCTGCCCGGCGGCGCGAGCTTCACGTTTGGCGCCAGCTTCAGCGGTGGCGAAAACAGCGCGGGCGCAGGCTTCGGCTTCGACCTGTAA